A genome region from Primulina eburnea isolate SZY01 chromosome 9, ASM2296580v1, whole genome shotgun sequence includes the following:
- the LOC140841379 gene encoding probable glutathione peroxidase 4 translates to MGASVSVPEKSIHDFTVKGSKGNDVNLNNYKGKVLLVVNVASKCGFTNSNYTELSDLHTRHKDKGFEILAFPCNQFLRQEPGTSQEAEQFACTRFKAEYPIFHKVKVNGSDTAPVYRFLKASQSTFFGSSIKWNFTKFLVDKDGCVIKRYGTSTSPLAIEADIKKALGEL, encoded by the exons ATGGGCGCTTCTGTATCTGTCCCAGAAAAATCCATCCATGATTTCACCGTCAAG GGTAGCAAAGGTAACGATGTAAACCTTAACAATTACAAAGGGAAAGTCCTGCTTGTTGTTAATGTTGCTTCCAAATG CGGGTTCACGAATTCAAACTACACAGAATTGTCTGACCTTCACACCCGTCACAAAGATAAGG GTTTTGAGATATTGGCCTTCCCTTGCAATCAATTCTTGCGTCAAGAACCTGGAACAAGCCAAGAAGCAGAACAATTTGCTTGCACCAGATTCAAGGCTGAATACCCTATCTTTCATAAG GTAAAAGTGAATGGCTCGGATACAGCGCCGGTCTATAGGTTCCTGAAAGCAAGTCAAAGCACTTTTTTTGGGTCTAGCATAAAATGGAATTTTACCAAGTTTCTGGTTGATAAAGATGGCTGCGTGATCAAACGTTATGGAACCTCTACCTCTCCATTGGCGATCGAG GCAGATATAAAGAAAGCACTGGGAGAACTTTAA